The proteins below are encoded in one region of Kogia breviceps isolate mKogBre1 chromosome 8, mKogBre1 haplotype 1, whole genome shotgun sequence:
- the LOC131760836 gene encoding spermatogenesis-associated protein 31D4-like, with product MEFGKPNALSVLNSVTEACLSFASTFLDIDPNLIILCGLGLLILFLWFLVSLPFSPTFSKTKDIRKHQRRAKGRRKGGTPKGWRTFQSDVEEARKVLSLLQSPLGRHDDITRFRQLLCPDPFCEVCNNATAEVNRLLLPEALEDPTSSVFPLTSTAPVTESSFALSPASSTVPSRDLTPASLPEPSPLPPSALSPNPMTPLGDLFSPSPLGHSLAPEPFPSLDSKFPVDYSPPQPLAFPPLLPHDTQTADPVLPREATLSPDTISSLDPTLSQDINPLSDLSQAVDHPDSFACHHAPSTLSVSPQPDCSLSATQSKSIAILLKPVPENSLPESPGVLSTCVSTLRGTDHSSLSVSDFSSRQAHAKDLFPSTLAQCDFNQEFLALHSSEASFGGDPAANLVEPGNLSFLSPDVLALLERQVQKRSDFLMWKEKENKKDSFPEQLRPDYQLNSSGKMLESVADKHDSAVCLPFWSSKDKPKELHVPQQLPYPKTLEDHLQQKPMQFFWGLPSLHSESLPSAVHVLADSSSIFIFNRNSNASTGQESPVLPDPLPLSLPEIQPEPLPQTLPQSQPLPLTQVQSQADPQSPLPVIPSDPLPQIRICGVSFHRPQDESVSLSSSEIQQLEWNILQKQQESVWGLPSVVQRSWEDFCPSATNIPCHRAPQAHASISILPGEFPLSDELWKKLEHHLRKRLIQHRWGLPRRVYESLSLMLPPNGFSEASESETNDGVSLIPMSKGQSSKTVNVGLSQTGSFHERSSEMFQREEDVGKDLGPSLENGPKEHLLNDPKSSSGKDLGYDSEKDLNSQMVSLSEKNSRVSAESLGQRQLENVLKVHLIKKFEEINEGRLPRTVHNSWHAIKQTSLASVKSHTQTKQRSLPSSVGEAHSLNTFQNLTFVDSSALHMLEAHIKSFRMRMLWGLPRRVLESIRLSELKDASFQSLSHATLPSSTNVISEADSKSGSFKSSRGSSKSLHGDKVGTTTTPGLDRSLPATSPGGKGGQRVLRQSHSDVNRGLAEDVQRIKDARQTRLPVSLCVTGKAGPRQTQLVNRYPQKLLAKQAGAKYEPKHKSVSSSDKGEMQRGKKVEKSEPVSMPKLSREVVTAEEFDTLQLKTSDMLTTHKPGSSQMINVNENKEETTVTTASPPPKLPVSQHPKSLDLKEQLFSELNFQQENREHSQAQGQPTDTSLASANLTYEASLTHAQGVSRGDMGASRVLHVHLKDRGIGMEQQQEPWVPKHALRRCQDKNFPPTAKRVSPLEPKAEELGGGDTGLGTSQLRRKSFPTQEMVLKKTLASKSSQTLSQKGQPLPEGNVRKRMQDFLQWFFSGIKYKRQEDAQEKGSPISAVQNRGLVKSRAAFTGTTAAQKIATDMRKSVEGKLGCQHVIDVTCSQGPLRSPVQFRKTQQKAKVQVPTEPVQGRPFNYRAPSCNVTNIKSRHQEAISAGQSYPPSTRQIRDKKRPPQKVVAFKDQRLCPKHPPPVSHREPVPPPRPPTRRQPGQAPPAALSTAEGTVFRHLSTV from the exons ATGGAATTCGGAAAACCGAATGCTCTCTCAGTTTTGAACAGCGTTACTGAGGCATGTCTGAGCTTCGCCTCAACATTCTTGGATATTGACCCAAACCTCATCATCCTGTGCGGGTTGGGGTTGCTTATTCTGTTCCTGTGGTTCCTGGTGAGCTTGCCATTTTCACCTACCTTCAGTAAAACCAAAGACATCCGAAAG CATCAGCGCAGAGccaaggggagaaggaaaggaggaacacCGAAAG GTTGGAGAACTTTCCAGAGCGATGTAGAGGAGGCAAGGAAGGTGCTTTCTCTTCTGCAAAG CCCCCTGGGCCGGCACGATGACATCACCCGCTTTCGTCAACTCTTATGTCCAGACCCCTTCTGTGAGGTGTGTAATAATGCAACTGCTGAGGTCAATCGGCTGCTACTCCCAGAGGCCCTGGAAGATCCTACTTCCTCTGTGTTCCCGTTGACTTCCACAGCTCCTGTGACTGAGTCATCGTTTGCTCTGTCCCCTGCCTCCTCAACAGTCCCTTCAAGAGACCTAACACCAGCCTCTCTGCCTGAGCCTTCCCCACTGCCCCCCTCCGCTCTCTCCCCTAACCCAATGACCCCCTTAGGTGACTTGTTTTCACCCTCCCCATTGGGTCATTCTCTGGCACCGGAGCCTTTTCCTTCCTTGGATTCCAAATTCCCAGTGGACTATTCCCCACCCCAACCTCTTGCCTTTCCCCCTCTCCTACCACATGACACACAGACAGCAGATCCTGTTCTCCCACGAGAGGCCACTTTGTCTCCGGATACCATCTCCTCTCTTGACCCCACCCTTTCCCAagatatcaaccccttatcagattTGTCCCAGGCAGTGGATCACCCCGATTCTTTTGCTTGTCATCATGCACCATCAACTCTGTCTGTTTCACCTCAGCCAGACTGCAGTTTATCTGCCACTCAATCTAAGTCAATTGCCATCTTATTGAAGCCTGTTCCGGAGAACTCACTTCCAGAAAGCCCTGGTGTGTTGTCCACTTGTGTTTCAACACTCAGAGGCACTGATCATTCAAGCCTGTCAGTTTCAGACTTCTCCTCGCGGCAAGCTCATGCCAAAGACTTGTTCCCTTCCACGTTGGCACAATGTGATTTCAATCAAGAGTTTCTTGCCCTCCATTCTTCAGAAGCCTCTTTTGGGGGAGACCCTGCAGCCAACCTTGTAGAGCCTGGTAACCTCTCATTTCTCAGCCCTGATGTCCTGGCACTCCTGGAGAGACAAGTCCAAAAGAGGAGCGATTTCCTGatgtggaaggaaaaggaaaataaaaaagattcttTTCCAGAACAACTGAGGCCAGACTACCAACTAAATTCTTCAGGGAAAATGTTAGAGTCAGTTGCTGATAAGCATGACTCGGCGGTCTGCCTTCCCTTTTGGAGCAGCAAAGACAAACCAAAGGAGCTGCATGTGCCTCAGCAGCTGCCATATCCTAAGACCCTGGAGGACCATCTACAGCAAAAACCTATGCAGTTCTTCTGGGGTCTCCCATCTCTGCACAGCGAGTCCTTGCCCTCTGCTGTTCATGTCTTGGCTGACAGTTCCTCAATCTttattttcaacagaaactcgAATGCCTCCACAGGCCAAGAATCACCAGTGCTTCCTGATCCCCTACCTCTGTCCTTGCCTGAGATTCAGCCTGAACCCTTGCCTCAAACGCTGCCTCAATCTCAGCCACTACCTCTCACTCAGGTCCAGTCCCAGGCCGACCCTCAATCCCCACTCCCAGTCATACCATCTGATCCTCTACCTCAGATTAGGATCTGTGGAGTAAGTTTCCACAGACCTCAGGACGAGTCAgtgtctctctcctcatctgaAATTCAACAGCTGGAATGGAACATTTTGCAGAAACAACAGGAAAGTGTGTGGGGTTTACCCTCTGTGGTCCAAAGATCTTGGGAAGACTTTTGTCCATCAGCTACTAACATTCCTTGCCACCGGGCCCCCCAGGCCCATGCTTCAATCTCCATCCTTCCTGGGGAGTTTCCTCTCAGTGATGAACTTTGGAAGAAACTAGAGCATCACCTTCGAAAGAGGCTCATCCAACACCGGTGGGGCCTGCCCCGCAGAGTCTACGAGTCTTTGTCACTGATGTTGCCTCCAAATGGTTTTTCAGAGGCATCTGAGTCGGAGACCAATGATGGAGTCTCACTGATCCCTATGTCTAAGGGTCAGAGTAGCAAAACTGTAAATGTTGGATTGAGCCAAACTGGAAGCTTCCATGAGAGGAGCTCAGAAATGTTCCAGCGAGAGGAAGATGTGGGGAAGGATCTGGGACCCAGCCTAGAGAATGGCCCAAAAGAGCACCTGTTGAATGACCCAAAGAGTTCTTCAGGTAAGGATCTGGGGTATGACTCTGAGAAAGACCTAAACAGTCAGATGGTGAGTCTCTCAGAGAAAAATTCAAGGGTGTCAGCAGAGAGTCTAGGTCAGAGACAACTTGAAAATGTCCTAAAAGTACATTTGATCAAGAAGTTTGAGGAAATAAATGAGGGTCGGCTCCCTAGGACTGTGCATAATTCATGGCATGCTATCAAGCAAACATCGCTTGCTTCTGTGAAATCCCACacccaaacaaaacagagaagtTTGCCATCATCCGTGGGTGAGGCCCACTCCCTGAATACCTTCCAGAACCTGACTTTTGTTGATTCCAGTGCACTACACATGCTGGAAGCCCATATTAAAAGTTTTCGTATGAGGATGTTGTGGGGCCTTCCCCGCAGGGTCCTTGAATCCATACGGCTCTCTGAATTGAAAGACGCCTCGTTCCAGTCCTTGTCTCATGCCACCTTGCCTTCCTCAACCAATGTGATTTCTGAGGCAGACTCCAAATCTGGGAGCTTCAAGTCCTCTAGAGGAAGCTCTAAATCTCTCCATGGAGACAAAGTGGGCACAACAACAACCCCTGGCCTGGATCGTTCTCTCCCTGCCACCTCACCTGGGGGCAAAGGAGGACAGAGGGTCCTGAGACAATCACACTCTGATGTCAACCGTGGGCTGGCAGAGGATGTTCAGAGAATTAAGGATGCCAGACAGACTCGTCTGCCTGTCTCACTCTGCGTCACAGGGAAAGCAGGTCCTAGACAGACTCAACTTGTCAACAGATATCCCCAAAAGCTGCTTGCAAAGCAAGCTGGGGCCAAATATGAGCCGAAGCATAAGAGTGTGAGTTCCAGTGATAAAGGAGAAATGCAACGGGGCAAAAAGGTGGAGAAGTCAGAACCTGTTTCCATGCCCAAATTGTCTAGGGAGGTAGTCACGGCTGAGGAGTTTGATACTCTTCAATTAAAAACTAGTGACATGTTGACAACTCACAAGCCAGGGAGCTCCCAAATGATAAATGTgaatgagaacaaagaagaaactaCCGTGACCACTGCAAGCCCCCCACCCAAATTACCAGTTTCCCAACATCCTAAGTCATTAGACCTTAAAGAACAACTGTTCAGTGAGTTAAACTTTCAACAGGAGAACAGGGAGCATAGCCAGGCTCAAGGCCAACCTACTGACACATCCCTTGCTTCAGCTAACTTGACTTACGAGGCCTCACTGACTCATGCCCAGGGTGTCTCACGTGGGGACATGGGAGCTTCCCGGGTGCTGCATGTCCATTTGAAGGACAGAGGAATCGGGATGGAGCAACAGCAGGAACCTTGGGTCCCTAAGCATGCCTTAAGGAGGTGCCAGGATAAGAATTTCCCACCAACTGCAAAGAGAGTGAGCCCTCTGGAGCCCAAGGCAGAAGAGCTTGGTGGAGGGGACACAGGGTTGGGGACATCCCAACTTCGGAGGAAGAGCTTCCCTACTCAGGAGATGGTACTAAAGAAGACACTTGCGAGCAAGTCTTCCCAGACCCTATCACAGAAGGGACAGCCTCTTCCTGAAGGCAAtgtcagaaaaagaatgcaggacTTCTTGCAATGGTTTTTTTCTGGGATAAAATACAAAAGGCAAGAAGATGCCCAGGAAAAGGGCAGCCCCATATcagctgtgcagaacagaggccTAGTTAAAAGTAGAGCTGCCTTTACTGGGACAACTGCAGCTCAGAAAATCGCGACAGACATGAGGAAGTCCGTAGAGGGGAAACTGGGGTGTCAGCATGTAATTGATGTCACCTGCTCTCAAGGGCCCCTTCGTTCCCCAGTGCAGTTTAGGAAAACTCAGCAAAAGGCAAAAGTGCAGGTCCCGACAGAGCCTGTCCAGGGGCGTCCTTTCAACTACAGGGCTCCCTCCTGTAATGTGACAAATATCAAGTCCCGCCATCAAGAAGCTATCTCTGCTGGCCAGAGTTACCCTCCAAGTACCAGACAGATCAGAGATAAGAAGAGACCCCCCCAGAAAGTTGTGGCATTCAAGGACCAGCGACTGTGTCCCAAACATCCCCCACCAGTGTCCCACAGGGAGCCTgtgccccccccacgcccccccaccAGGCGTCAACCTGGCCAGGCACCCCCAGCTGCGCTCAGCACTGCTGAAGGCACTGTGTTCAGACACCTCTCTACTGTTTAG
- the LOC131760837 gene encoding ubiquitin carboxyl-terminal hydrolase 10-like — protein sequence MALRNPQYIFGDFSPDEFNQFFVTPRSSVELPPYGGAVLCGAQAAGELPDGQDCQRIEFGVNEVIEPNGALLRTPTYSISSTLNPQAPEFILSCTTSRKIPSDIDKEVNYSSADCQYPGSALALDGSSNVEAEALENDGVSGGLGQRERKKKKKRPPGYYSYLKDGGEGGPSTEALVNGHAGPAVPNSVGTEDVDSMGDVPPVGTPRTWGSPQDTTDFVSDAVPAGSFPGALDSGARTAGQPEGCPGANLEPSHLPAEASRDTLLRTAVAQPAVGTDTTENLGVTNGQVLESLGEGTAANGVELHTVESSDSDPAKAESGPPPADTPASAAATAPAGQSQPAKSWASLFHDSKPSASCCCCSSSSSSSSSSSSSSSSSSSSPVVSMETKYSPPATSSLVSEKQAEVKEGLVSVSEDPVAMKIAGIVQKTQV from the exons ATGGCCCTCCGCAACCCGCAGTATATTTTTGGAGATTTTAGCCCTGATGAATTCAATCAGTTCTTTGTGACTCCTCGCTCTTCAGTTGAGCTTCCTCCGTACGGTGGAGCAGTTCTGTGTGGCGCACAGGCCGCTGGTGAGCTGCCCGATG GGCAGGACTGTCAGAGAATTGAATTTGGTGTTAATGAAGTAATTGAACCCAATGGCGCTTTGCTGAGAACTCCCACCTACAGTATTTCAAGCACATTGAATCCTCAGGCCCCGGAATTTATCCTTAGTTGCACGACTTCCAGAAAGATCCCCAGTGACATCGATAAAGAAGTGAACTACAGCTCAGCTGACTGCCAGTACCCAGGCTCTGCCCTCGCCCTGGATGGCAGCTCTAACGTGGAGGCGGAAGCTTTAGAGAATGATGGCGTCTCGGGTGGTCTTGGACAAAGGGAgcgtaaaaagaagaaaaaacgcCCCCCTGGATATTACAGTTACTTGAAAGACGGCGGCGAGGGTGGTCCTTCCACAGAAGCCCTGGTCAATGGCCATGCCGGTCCAGCAGTCCCCAACAGTGTAGGCACGGAGGATGTGGACTCGATGGGTGATGTGCCCCCCGTGGGGACACCCAGGACTTGGGGCAGCCCCCAGGACACCACGGACTTCGTCAGCGACGCCGTGCCTGCTGGTTCTTTCCCCGGAGCCCTTGACAGCGGGGCCAGGACTGCAGGGCAGCCTGAGGGCTGCCCCGGGGCCAACTTGGAGCCCTCTCACCTCCCTGCAGAGGCCAGCAGGGACACCCTGTTGAGGACAGCTGTGGCTCAGCCTGCCGTTGGGACCGATACTACTGAGAACCTTGGAGTCACTAACGGACAAGTACTAGAATCCTTGGGTGAGGGCACAGCTGCCAACGGGGTGGAGTTGCACACTGTGGAGAGCTCGGACTCGGACCCCGCCAAGGCCGAGAGCGGCCCCCCTCCCGCGGACACCCCGGCCTCTGCGGCAGCCACCGCTCCTGCTGGTCAGAGTCAGCCCGCCAAGTCGTGGGCCAGTCTTTTTCATGATTCTAAGCCCTctgcctcctgctgctgctgctcctcctcctcctcctcctcctcctcctcctcctcctcctcctcctcctcctcctcctcgcctgTGGTTTCCATGGAAACTAAGTATTCCCCTCCTGCCACATCTTCCCTGGTCTCTGAAAAGCAGGCTGAAGTCAAGGAAGGGCTGGTTTCAGTTTCCGAAGATCCTGTAGCCATGAAGATTGCAGGTATAGTTCAAAAGACACAAGTGTGA